In [Clostridium] cellulosi, one genomic interval encodes:
- a CDS encoding hypothetical protein (High confidence in function and specificity) — protein MPGHKGVSSHLSEIFGQALGFDVTELPETDNLFENEGAILEAEKLAAAFYGCRETLFSAGGSTLCIQAMLRLVSKDGGKVICARNIHRSVVNTMALLGLEPVWVYPRPFEGSALPGSIAPEDIETAAVSNTDAVAVFITSPDYYGIISDIKGISEVCKRHNLTLLVDNAHGAHLKLVGKKMHPIENGADMTCDSAHKTLPALTGGAFLHINSPRFSKSDGKAAMTLFGSTSPSYLIMLSLDLARAWMEKDGNVAFEGLIEKVKSIRELCDSLGFFTPKEAVFDPTRIVIDTASCGINGNSAALLFRENGISLEMSDERHLVLIPSPFNSDEDFERLKKAICLLERSKGIPPGKYYNVVPETVMPLKQAVFADSETVSVDNCIGRIAAQAVCPCPPCVPLVMPGELISHEIASAIKSYGVLNLKVVK, from the coding sequence ATGCCCGGGCATAAGGGCGTTTCCTCGCACCTCTCTGAAATCTTCGGACAGGCGCTTGGCTTTGACGTAACCGAGCTGCCTGAAACTGACAATCTTTTTGAGAACGAGGGCGCAATACTTGAAGCGGAAAAACTGGCCGCGGCGTTTTACGGCTGCCGTGAAACGCTTTTTTCGGCGGGTGGCTCGACGCTCTGCATACAAGCGATGCTGCGTCTTGTTTCAAAAGACGGCGGCAAGGTAATTTGTGCGCGCAATATCCACCGTTCAGTGGTAAACACAATGGCATTGCTGGGACTTGAGCCAGTTTGGGTATACCCCAGGCCCTTTGAGGGCTCGGCGCTCCCCGGCTCTATAGCGCCAGAAGATATAGAAACGGCGGCTGTCAGTAACACCGACGCTGTCGCCGTTTTTATCACCAGTCCCGACTATTACGGCATTATCTCGGATATAAAGGGCATTTCAGAGGTATGCAAAAGGCATAATCTCACTTTGCTCGTCGACAACGCCCACGGGGCGCACTTAAAGCTTGTCGGCAAAAAAATGCATCCAATAGAAAACGGAGCCGACATGACGTGCGACTCCGCTCACAAAACCCTTCCCGCTCTCACAGGAGGCGCCTTTTTGCATATAAATTCGCCGCGTTTTTCTAAATCCGACGGCAAAGCGGCGATGACTCTGTTCGGTTCGACAAGCCCCTCTTATCTTATTATGCTTTCACTTGATTTAGCCCGGGCTTGGATGGAAAAGGACGGCAATGTGGCTTTTGAAGGTTTAATCGAAAAGGTAAAATCTATACGGGAACTTTGTGACAGTCTGGGCTTTTTTACACCAAAGGAAGCCGTTTTTGATCCTACAAGAATCGTAATTGACACAGCGTCATGCGGTATCAACGGCAACAGTGCCGCATTGCTGTTCAGGGAAAATGGAATATCCCTGGAAATGAGCGATGAGAGGCACCTTGTTCTCATACCCTCGCCTTTTAACTCTGATGAGGATTTTGAGCGCCTCAAAAAGGCAATCTGCTTATTAGAGAGGAGTAAAGGCATTCCGCCAGGTAAATATTATAATGTTGTACCAGAAACAGTTATGCCACTAAAACAGGCGGTTTTTGCCGACAGCGAAACAGTATCAGTAGACAACTGTATAGGACGCATTGCGGCTCAAGCAGTGTGTCCATGTCCCCCTTGTGTTCCCCTCGTCATGCCCGGAGAACTTATTTCACATGAAATTGCTTCTGCTATAAAAAGCTATGGTGTTTTAAATTTAAAAGTGGTAAAATAA
- a CDS encoding alanine racemase (High confidence in function and specificity) — MTTLVVEKQYIADNYNAIRDETGVCVIPVLKGNAYGMGETEAARILWDAGARLFAASRLEEALVLKKVLPQAEILLLTPYGTEEEVEQIISNGITATLASYENGVLLNGIAEKHGVKCRVHIKFDTGMGRFGFLPQDADKAAQAAKYLKNLIVCGTFTHLSFSFAKKRKHVMQQFALFKSCLNTLEKAGVNPGMRHIANSNAALLYPELRLDAVRCGSALIGRTGVKTKVKLKQVGHLQSSICDVRWLPAGHNIGYANTYKTKKPTRIAVVPVGYAQGLFTQKKADTYRFRDVMRDGFHDFLRLFGKGKLYATVNGKRAAVIGRVGMCSVILDVTEIECHEGDLAAFDANPLFINADVERKYI, encoded by the coding sequence GTGACTACGCTTGTTGTGGAAAAACAGTACATTGCTGACAACTACAACGCCATTAGAGATGAAACAGGCGTGTGCGTGATACCGGTCTTAAAAGGCAACGCCTATGGTATGGGCGAAACTGAGGCGGCTCGCATTCTCTGGGACGCTGGAGCGAGGCTTTTTGCCGCTTCCCGTCTTGAAGAAGCGCTGGTCCTCAAAAAAGTCCTTCCTCAGGCGGAGATTCTGCTCCTGACCCCTTATGGAACAGAAGAAGAAGTCGAACAAATTATTTCAAACGGCATAACTGCCACTCTCGCTTCTTATGAAAACGGGGTTCTTTTAAACGGCATAGCGGAAAAGCACGGCGTAAAATGCCGGGTTCATATAAAATTCGACACAGGAATGGGCCGTTTCGGATTCTTGCCACAGGATGCAGACAAAGCGGCCCAAGCCGCCAAATACTTGAAAAATCTTATCGTTTGCGGTACCTTTACACATCTTTCATTCAGTTTCGCAAAAAAACGCAAGCATGTAATGCAGCAGTTTGCCCTTTTCAAAAGCTGCCTTAATACGCTTGAAAAAGCCGGCGTAAATCCCGGTATGCGCCATATTGCAAACTCCAACGCCGCACTCCTCTATCCGGAACTCCGGCTCGACGCGGTCCGATGCGGTTCCGCTCTTATCGGCAGAACAGGCGTCAAAACTAAGGTAAAGCTGAAGCAAGTTGGACATCTGCAAAGCAGTATTTGCGATGTCCGCTGGCTCCCCGCTGGCCACAATATAGGCTATGCCAATACTTACAAGACAAAAAAGCCAACGCGCATTGCCGTTGTTCCAGTCGGATACGCTCAAGGGCTGTTTACACAGAAAAAAGCCGATACCTACCGGTTCCGTGACGTCATGCGGGACGGTTTCCACGATTTCTTACGCCTGTTCGGAAAGGGAAAGCTTTACGCAACAGTAAACGGCAAAAGAGCTGCCGTAATAGGAAGAGTCGGCATGTGCAGCGTTATACTGGATGTTACAGAAATTGAGTGCCATGAGGGCGATTTGGCCGCTTTTGACGCCAACCCTCTCTTTATAAACGCAGATGTTGAACGAAAATATATATAA
- a CDS encoding Methicillin resistance protein (High confidence in function and specificity), whose product MEILSQKNLEEYKRFIESNPKGHFMQGPEWGKVKKDWKWEAVVERNAEGEIIGGLSLLIRKVPGLPFTIMYAPRGPVCDIHDKNVIAALIGGARALAIKYKSYILKMDPDVLASDKEFMAIMGSFGFELHGDGKNFDSIQPRFVFRLNIEGKTEDEIFAAFHSKTRYNIRVAKKHNVEVKVMDKSALPDFVKLMEETGKRDGFATRPLEYFEGMLDAFGEQARLYMAYYQGIPIAGTLAIHYGDKVWYNYGASSNNYRNMMPNYLLQWEMIRWAIENKCRIYDFRGVSGDLSPDNPLYGLYRFKKGFGGDLTEFCGEFDLVLNRPVAMFVDFGIKALKKARHIKNRRHRN is encoded by the coding sequence TTGGAAATATTATCACAAAAAAACCTTGAAGAATACAAAAGATTTATAGAAAGCAATCCCAAGGGCCATTTTATGCAGGGTCCTGAATGGGGTAAAGTTAAAAAAGATTGGAAATGGGAGGCCGTTGTTGAGAGAAATGCCGAAGGCGAAATTATCGGTGGCCTGTCTTTGCTGATAAGAAAAGTGCCTGGTCTTCCCTTTACTATAATGTATGCGCCGCGCGGCCCTGTCTGCGACATTCATGACAAGAATGTTATTGCTGCATTAATCGGCGGGGCAAGGGCTCTCGCAATAAAATATAAATCATATATCTTAAAAATGGATCCTGATGTTCTGGCAAGCGACAAAGAATTTATGGCAATCATGGGCTCCTTTGGCTTCGAGCTGCACGGCGACGGCAAAAATTTCGACAGCATTCAGCCCCGCTTCGTATTCAGGCTCAATATAGAGGGTAAAACCGAGGATGAGATTTTTGCCGCTTTCCATTCAAAGACCCGCTATAACATTCGCGTTGCAAAAAAACACAATGTTGAAGTCAAAGTAATGGATAAATCAGCGCTGCCGGACTTTGTCAAACTCATGGAAGAAACAGGCAAGAGAGACGGTTTTGCCACACGGCCTTTAGAGTATTTTGAAGGTATGCTTGACGCTTTCGGCGAACAGGCGCGCCTTTACATGGCATATTATCAAGGCATCCCGATTGCTGGAACTTTGGCTATTCATTACGGAGACAAGGTATGGTATAACTACGGCGCGTCATCTAACAATTACCGCAATATGATGCCCAACTATCTGCTTCAATGGGAAATGATACGCTGGGCTATTGAAAATAAGTGCCGGATCTATGATTTCCGCGGCGTATCCGGAGACCTGTCACCCGACAACCCGCTTTATGGCCTTTACCGCTTCAAAAAAGGCTTCGGCGGCGATTTGACTGAGTTCTGCGGTGAATTCGACCTCGTTCTGAACCGGCCCGTCGCTATGTTTGTCGATTTCGGAATCAAGGCTCTCAAAAAAGCCCGCCATATCAAGAACCGCAGGCACCGCAATTGA
- a CDS encoding hypothetical protein (Family membership) codes for MVRDAGCYRDILAANGIKGTRQRLAVLKELYSSSVPLTADDIYIKIHDKGQENLSLSTVYRILDMFVKKEIAVKSGLIQGGKALYEAVTGVHRHNLICIKCHRMMSFDGCPLESLEKDLENSTGFHISGHRMEIYGICPECERSKS; via the coding sequence GTGGTTCGTGATGCAGGCTGTTATCGTGATATACTTGCAGCGAACGGCATTAAAGGGACCAGACAGCGGCTCGCAGTGCTGAAGGAACTTTATTCAAGTTCCGTTCCACTTACGGCTGATGATATATATATAAAAATCCATGACAAAGGGCAGGAAAACCTCAGTCTTTCTACTGTTTACCGCATACTTGACATGTTCGTTAAAAAAGAGATTGCTGTAAAGTCCGGATTGATTCAGGGCGGAAAAGCCCTCTATGAAGCTGTTACCGGTGTGCATCGTCATAACCTTATTTGTATAAAATGTCATAGGATGATGTCATTTGACGGTTGTCCGTTAGAAAGCCTGGAAAAGGATCTTGAAAATTCCACTGGATTTCATATATCCGGCCATAGGATGGAAATTTACGGTATATGCCCTGAATGTGAACGTTCTAAATCATAG
- a CDS encoding putative membrane protein (Hypothetical protein), translated as MKRLYRSTKNVMLCGVCGGIAEYIGTDPSLIRILWIILSIASIGTGILAYIACAIILPKDIEIN; from the coding sequence ATGAAGAGATTATACAGATCCACGAAAAATGTAATGCTGTGCGGTGTCTGTGGCGGAATCGCCGAGTATATTGGCACAGATCCGTCGCTTATCAGGATACTTTGGATTATCTTGTCAATAGCGAGTATCGGTACGGGAATTCTTGCTTATATTGCCTGCGCTATAATCCTGCCGAAAGATATTGAAATAAATTAG
- the coaX gene encoding Type III pantothenate kinase (High confidence in function and specificity) — protein sequence MVLTVDIGNSNIVVGEWEDEKLKFVSRIETDKTMTEDSYTVRLKNILELYGVQYEKIEGSIVSSVVPQVTGSVVNALERLIGKKPLIVGPGIKTGLNIRIDDPAELGSDLCADAVGALAKYPKPIIIFDMGTATTISVIDAKGCLLGGAIIPGVRTSLDALSQNASLLPHIGLEAPRDLIGRNTIDCMKSGAVFGTAALIDGMAQRIEERLGQKATIVATGGNSSYIIPYCKSKIIYDANLLLEGLINIYRKNVTK from the coding sequence ATGGTACTTACAGTAGACATCGGCAACTCTAATATTGTTGTCGGGGAATGGGAAGACGAAAAACTTAAGTTCGTTTCGAGAATTGAGACGGACAAGACCATGACTGAGGACAGCTACACAGTAAGGCTTAAGAATATTCTTGAGCTTTATGGTGTACAATATGAAAAAATTGAAGGCTCTATTGTCTCCTCGGTTGTACCTCAGGTTACGGGTTCGGTGGTCAATGCCCTTGAAAGGCTAATCGGCAAAAAGCCACTTATTGTCGGGCCCGGAATCAAAACGGGACTCAACATCAGAATTGACGATCCCGCTGAACTCGGCAGCGACTTGTGCGCTGACGCAGTTGGTGCGCTTGCAAAGTACCCGAAGCCTATAATTATTTTTGACATGGGTACTGCTACTACAATCAGCGTTATTGATGCGAAGGGCTGTTTGCTTGGTGGCGCTATCATTCCCGGGGTCAGGACAAGTCTTGATGCGCTTTCGCAGAATGCGTCACTGCTGCCTCACATTGGCCTTGAAGCACCGCGCGATTTGATAGGCAGAAATACGATAGATTGTATGAAATCGGGCGCGGTATTCGGCACTGCCGCTTTAATCGACGGCATGGCTCAAAGAATTGAGGAACGTTTGGGTCAAAAGGCCACGATTGTCGCGACCGGCGGCAATTCCAGTTATATTATCCCGTACTGCAAGAGCAAGATTATTTATGACGCAAATCTCTTGCTCGAAGGTTTAATTAATATTTATCGCAAAAACGTGACTAAATAA
- a CDS encoding hypothetical protein (High confidence in function and specificity): MNNTTASGIRNQKVQKMVQLSMWTAITIILAFVPYLGYISIGPFSITTVHIPVIIGAIMLGPAAGAFLGFVFGLTSVIQATLQVPITAFIFSPFVPLGNFKSLIVAFVPRILVGVFAGYVYLLIKKKDKRGYLAALVAGIVGSLTNTILVLGGAYIFFGTEYANATNIPYKSLIWVILSVVGTNGVVEAIAAAITATAIAKALFALKKHM, translated from the coding sequence ATGAACAACACTACAGCAAGTGGAATCAGAAACCAGAAAGTCCAAAAGATGGTGCAGCTATCTATGTGGACGGCGATAACCATTATTTTGGCGTTCGTCCCGTATCTCGGCTACATCAGTATAGGGCCGTTTAGTATTACGACGGTACATATACCGGTCATAATCGGCGCTATAATGCTTGGTCCCGCAGCGGGAGCATTTTTGGGCTTTGTATTCGGACTGACGAGCGTTATTCAGGCGACGCTCCAAGTGCCTATAACGGCATTTATTTTCAGTCCATTCGTGCCGTTGGGCAATTTCAAAAGCCTTATTGTTGCCTTTGTGCCACGAATACTTGTGGGTGTTTTCGCAGGCTATGTCTATCTCCTGATAAAGAAAAAGGATAAGCGCGGATATTTGGCGGCTTTAGTAGCAGGCATTGTCGGCTCGCTCACCAATACGATACTTGTTCTCGGCGGAGCATATATCTTCTTCGGTACAGAGTACGCCAACGCGACCAATATCCCATATAAGAGCCTGATTTGGGTCATCCTTTCGGTTGTGGGCACAAACGGCGTTGTTGAAGCAATTGCCGCGGCGATTACAGCGACAGCGATAGCAAAGGCTCTATTCGCTTTAAAAAAACATATGTAA
- a CDS encoding P-type HAD superfamily ATPase (High confidence in function and specificity), whose protein sequence is MLANQATTSKKPLSESNSAQMLSNPEKLTVEEVLSKTNSQADGLTQKEAQARQEQYGRNALAQKKGKSPIVKFLLQFKDPMIFILLAAAVVSAILQEITDSVIILVVVILNGIIGYIQEAKAEKAIEALKKLSTPKALVRREGKTEEIDAALLVPGDIVLLEAGRVVPADLRLIESSNLKIEESALTGESVPSEKDSGFVADGDIPVGDRINMAYMTTPVTYGRGVGVVTATGMNTEIGKIAKILEEDNDDTTPLQKRLADLGKLLGILTIGLCVVLFLVAVLQKRDVFDMLLTAISLAVAAIPEGLPAVVTIVLALGVQRMVKSRTIVRRLPSVETLGAVNVICSDKTGTLTQNRMTVVKSYFDGKITAPQELDPQNASIYLEGFTLCNDASIEDGKDIGDPTETALLSMSKIFSLTRKELESKYPRINEIPFDSDRKMMTTVHDYGDKKISYTKGALDVILRHSDSIFDNGKVRPLEKEDIDKINAASSEMAHDALRVLALAFRESNGEAVEENLCFVGLVGMIDPPRPEAKEAVESCRKAGVTTVMITGDHKETALAVAREIGIATDVSQCISGEELNKMTQEELNKKVSGLRVFARVSPEHKVMIVKALKANGNIVSMTGDGVNDAPSLRAADIGLAMGKTGTDVAKGAADMILTDDNFATIKKAVEEGRNIYRNIKKSVIYLLSSNIGEIVTMFIGVIVGWPAPLSAVNILWVNLATDSLPALALGADPGTPEVMKEKPRSPKESLFAHGGVPLLIIYGILFGAITLFGFILGCYEATFGPHLFTFSQLEHIDFSNMNVVSEGRTFAFTVLAVSELLHAIGMRDVKKSIFRMNHLNNWMMWVAVGVGIVLQFIVVQTPVNQVFNTNPLTFIQWLTVLGLAALPLVMHEIIVLFLFLKKKLAAKQVN, encoded by the coding sequence ATGTTGGCGAATCAAGCAACAACGTCGAAGAAGCCACTTTCAGAATCAAATTCAGCACAGATGTTATCAAATCCTGAAAAATTGACGGTAGAAGAAGTGCTTTCAAAGACAAATTCGCAAGCTGACGGATTAACGCAGAAAGAGGCGCAGGCGAGGCAAGAGCAATATGGAAGAAACGCACTTGCTCAGAAAAAGGGCAAAAGCCCGATAGTAAAATTTCTGCTTCAGTTCAAAGACCCGATGATTTTTATTTTGCTTGCTGCCGCGGTTGTATCAGCAATTTTGCAAGAAATCACTGACAGCGTTATAATTCTTGTCGTTGTAATTTTAAACGGCATAATCGGTTATATTCAGGAGGCAAAGGCAGAAAAAGCAATCGAAGCCTTAAAAAAGCTGTCGACGCCGAAAGCGCTTGTACGGCGTGAAGGTAAGACAGAGGAAATAGACGCTGCGCTGCTTGTACCCGGCGACATAGTCTTGCTGGAAGCAGGCAGAGTAGTACCCGCTGATTTGCGCCTTATTGAATCCTCAAACTTGAAAATTGAGGAATCGGCCCTGACAGGCGAATCAGTTCCGTCGGAAAAGGACAGCGGCTTTGTAGCAGACGGCGATATACCTGTCGGTGACAGAATCAATATGGCTTATATGACTACACCTGTTACTTACGGCCGCGGTGTCGGTGTTGTCACTGCAACAGGTATGAATACCGAAATTGGAAAGATAGCCAAAATTCTCGAGGAAGACAACGACGATACGACTCCGCTTCAAAAGCGCCTTGCCGACCTCGGAAAACTGCTGGGAATTTTGACTATTGGTTTGTGTGTTGTATTGTTTTTGGTAGCTGTTTTGCAAAAGCGCGATGTTTTCGATATGCTTCTCACCGCCATATCGCTTGCTGTTGCGGCCATTCCTGAGGGGCTGCCCGCTGTTGTGACGATAGTGCTGGCTCTCGGTGTTCAGAGAATGGTAAAATCCCGCACAATAGTGCGCAGGCTTCCGTCGGTTGAAACGCTTGGTGCCGTCAACGTGATTTGTTCGGATAAAACTGGAACACTAACCCAAAACCGCATGACGGTTGTAAAGAGTTATTTTGACGGAAAAATTACCGCGCCCCAAGAACTTGACCCGCAAAATGCATCAATATATCTTGAAGGTTTCACTCTTTGCAATGACGCGTCAATAGAGGACGGCAAAGATATCGGTGACCCGACAGAAACAGCCCTTCTTTCAATGAGCAAGATTTTCTCGCTGACGAGAAAAGAGCTTGAAAGCAAATATCCTCGCATAAATGAGATACCTTTTGACAGCGACCGAAAGATGATGACAACAGTTCATGACTATGGTGATAAGAAAATATCTTATACCAAGGGCGCTCTTGACGTAATATTAAGACACAGCGATAGTATTTTTGACAATGGAAAAGTACGTCCGCTCGAAAAAGAGGATATAGATAAGATAAACGCTGCTTCTTCTGAGATGGCGCATGATGCGCTGCGAGTGCTTGCGCTGGCATTTCGAGAGAGCAATGGTGAGGCAGTGGAAGAAAACCTGTGCTTTGTCGGACTTGTAGGTATGATCGACCCGCCGCGTCCCGAGGCAAAGGAAGCGGTTGAAAGCTGCCGCAAAGCAGGGGTAACAACTGTTATGATAACGGGCGACCATAAAGAAACAGCGCTTGCTGTTGCCCGGGAAATTGGCATAGCGACTGACGTTTCCCAGTGCATTTCCGGTGAAGAACTGAACAAGATGACGCAAGAGGAACTGAATAAAAAGGTCTCAGGTTTGCGTGTATTTGCCCGCGTTTCCCCAGAACACAAGGTTATGATTGTAAAGGCGCTCAAAGCAAATGGCAATATCGTTTCGATGACAGGTGACGGAGTAAATGACGCGCCGTCGCTCAGAGCTGCAGACATCGGTCTTGCAATGGGCAAAACAGGTACGGATGTTGCAAAGGGTGCCGCCGATATGATTTTGACCGACGACAATTTTGCAACAATCAAAAAGGCGGTTGAGGAAGGCCGCAATATTTATAGAAACATTAAAAAGTCAGTCATATATCTGCTTTCGTCAAATATAGGCGAGATTGTGACAATGTTTATCGGCGTAATCGTTGGATGGCCTGCACCGCTTTCAGCGGTAAATATCCTTTGGGTAAACCTTGCGACAGACTCACTTCCGGCATTGGCGCTCGGCGCCGACCCGGGCACACCTGAAGTCATGAAAGAAAAACCCCGCTCCCCGAAAGAAAGTCTTTTTGCACACGGCGGCGTGCCGCTGCTTATAATATATGGGATACTGTTTGGCGCAATAACGCTGTTTGGATTTATTCTCGGTTGTTATGAAGCAACTTTCGGGCCTCATCTTTTCACATTTTCACAGCTTGAGCATATAGATTTCAGCAACATGAATGTTGTCAGTGAGGGCCGCACATTCGCGTTTACAGTGCTTGCAGTGTCGGAACTTCTGCACGCAATAGGAATGCGTGATGTTAAAAAGTCGATATTCCGCATGAACCATCTGAACAACTGGATGATGTGGGTTGCCGTCGGCGTAGGCATTGTTCTGCAGTTTATTGTTGTTCAGACGCCTGTTAACCAAGTATTCAACACAAATCCGCTTACGTTTATCCAGTGGTTGACAGTATTGGGCCTGGCCGCGCTGCCGCTTGTTATGCATGAAATCATTGTCCTGTTTTTATTCCTGAAAAAGAAGTTAGCAGCAAAACAAGTAAACTAA
- a CDS encoding hypothetical protein (High confidence in function and specificity), whose translation METTIKEIAERIRGLREILGISEEEMAKVTGVTLEEYRASERGENDFSFTFMLKCAQRFGIDIVELMTGENPHLSFYTITRRGNGLPIQRRKGFEYCHLAPFIKNKLAEPFIVTAPYSEEEQNKPIKYSTHAGQEFDYVLEGSLKCDLDGHIEILNAGDSIYYDSGHRHGMIATGGKDCVFLAIVITDGKSK comes from the coding sequence ATGGAAACAACGATTAAGGAAATTGCGGAGCGCATACGCGGACTCAGGGAGATACTTGGTATTTCCGAGGAAGAAATGGCTAAGGTAACAGGCGTAACCTTAGAAGAGTATCGTGCGAGTGAGCGCGGTGAGAATGATTTCTCATTTACATTCATGCTGAAATGCGCCCAGCGCTTTGGCATTGACATTGTCGAGCTTATGACTGGCGAAAATCCGCATCTCTCCTTCTACACGATAACGAGAAGAGGAAACGGCCTTCCGATTCAGCGCCGCAAAGGTTTTGAATATTGTCATCTTGCTCCTTTTATTAAAAATAAACTTGCCGAGCCGTTCATTGTAACAGCTCCTTACAGCGAAGAAGAACAGAATAAGCCTATCAAGTATTCGACCCATGCGGGGCAGGAATTTGACTATGTATTAGAGGGCTCGTTAAAATGTGACCTCGATGGTCATATTGAGATATTAAATGCGGGTGACTCAATCTATTATGATTCAGGACACCGCCATGGAATGATAGCGACAGGCGGAAAAGATTGCGTATTTCTTGCAATAGTCATCACAGACGGAA